tataataaaagtattttagtcattttctataatagggatattatagtcatttttttataaaaaataatattaatttagaccgaTTTAAAATTCGATTCACCATTTTTtggttaaattaatttatctgacataattttgataaaaataacacgatttaatcgattatatatgttaaattttaattattaaaaaaatctttaaaaaaatattttaaatatctttattaGAGTGACTCTCTATAATTATTAGGTTAAATTGTGGATATTACATTCTTTAGATGCGActcttttttaaatttgatgaaTGTAAAATGCTTAGGCACCAgattatcttttatatcttataaaaatatttgacaataaaaatattaaaaacattttcATACCTTGCAACCATCAATTGGCATATAATTAaatggaaaagtctaggggccaACAATTTTATTGCATTTTGGCTAGTATGTAACCTGCAGAAAAAGGTGaaccattggatgaaatcttacaccaatctcacaccatcaaatcatcattgatcgCTAGTTGATAGCTACCAATCACAAATATTGGTGGACCCTAACATTActctaattatataatataatcaaTAGAATTTAGTATCTAATTGCAGGTGACATCTTTAAAATGTGGGGGGATAATAGTGGCATGCACGTTCGATCATCGCATAGCAGACGCACACTCAGCAAACATGTTCCTAGTCTCATGGGCCGAGATAGCCCGGCCCATGAAGCCCACCACCGCAGCACAGCCGTGTTTTCGTCACTCCCTCCTCATCCCTCGACGCCCTCTTTGCATCCAGCCTTCCCTGGACGCCATGTATGTTTCCCTTCCACCACCATCTCATCAACTCGAACCCAATAATTTCAACTCACTCATAAGCCGGATATATTACACCACGGCCGATCAACTCAGCCACATGCAATCACTTGCAAGCTCATCGGATCCTATCAAGAACCGCACAAAGCTTGAATCTTTCACCGCGTTCTTGTGGAAGATGGTTGCCATGGCTACATCCTCCTCCTCTAGCGAGAAAAGGCTTGTTGCCAAGATGGGTGTGGTGGTTGATGGAAGGAAGAGGCTCAAAGAAGCTACGATGGATGATTATTTTGGTAATGTGCTTTCTATCCCTTTTGGCGGGAAAGCGGTGGAGGAGTTGGTGGAGAAGCCGTTGAGTTGGGTGGCAGAAGAGGTTCACAAGTTTCTGGAAACGGCATTGACGGAAGAACACTTCCTAGGGCTCATTGACTGGGTGGAAGAGCACCGTCCCTCACCAGCGTTGGCCAGAATTTATTGTGGCAACACAATGGATGTGGGACCCGCTCTTGTGGTGTCTTGTGGTCAAAGATTTCCAGAGTCAAAAGTTGACTTTGGTTGGGGAAAACCCGTGTTGGGATCATACCATTTTCATTGGGGTGGTGATGCTGGATATGTGATGCCAATGCCAAGTCCTAAGAAAAATGGTGATTGGGTGGTGTACATGCACCTTCTCAAACCCCACATACATTTCATTGAGTCTATGGCAAATCATGTCTTTAAGCCCTTCACTTGGGACTACCTCAACCATTAACATTACTTCATCATTTGTTGCTTAATTAAATTCGCTTTCGTTGCTGATGTGGTTGTAGTAATtaacaatataataaaaatgtttttcatttatataaaatttcaGCCATTATTTTTATAGTGGATGTCATAGTGAAATAAAAGGATCAAAGTCacgattttatattttttccccaaaataaatttatagaaaatttacgtataaaaaaattcttaaattaaagTTGTCaatattttatgtatatatatatatatatatatattgaaaaatatttttcattatatCACTCTTCCTAAAATtaagtttaataaaataataagaaggAGATATACAATGATTATAATTAACACATCTTTTTAGATAAGGAAGAGCACaatttatgtttgtcttttaAATTTATGTAATTACATTCTTTTAAATATAAAGACATAAATATATTGTTTAGAAATTGCTATGCGGTTGATGTAAACACATAATCCATTCTAACCAGCCGCAGATTACATGCAAATGGGAAAACACAGAAATTGCTAGAGGCTGTCGCGATTTTTATTTATTGGTGTTTGGCTATAAACCCTATTGGTAGTAGCGGTTTATGTGTATTGAGACTCGTGCATAAACCGCTAGAGACTATAGCGGTTTATGTGGAGAGTGAATACCTATATAAACCATGGAAGATAGCCACAGAATACTCATTTGGAGTCATTTTAAGGTtgtttagagagagaaaattctagaaaaagGTCAGAGCAACTTAAAAGCGGGTCTGAGGTATCTGAGTGCCAACCTCCAGCTGAATATCATGGCAGACGAACAGTGCTTGTACCGACTGAACGGTGTTGCCCATATTGCTGGTGCCATTGATGACGATGAcagttatattttattttttttagcgTTAGCATTTGttaattagaaaaattgtaTGTAAGGTAGAGAAACTAGAATTTATAGTTTAATtcttatagtttaaaattaggcTTTGCATGTTAGGATGTAGAATGTAGTAGAGCTATACATACGAATCGATTTGGATAGTGATTTTTGTTTCATTAATTTCCAAATATGATTAATTAActgaatttatttttcttttatcaattttattttttatgttattggttttttttggaatttttattgtttatgcTCATATGagtctttttttattatttttttttatattttacaattttttttattttttttgttttaacttgacaaaattttataattgtgcttgttatttattttatttattataattatattattatatttttatgataTGAAGTATTATATTCActattatcatatttttatagtTGTGGCtgttatttattatatttattattatattatttttataatatgaaGTTTTCTTTGATTTAACGTTTGACCAATAGgttaatagtttaattattttattatttttttatttgttgatgGTTTAAGAGAATTGTTATTATTAGATAGGGGGATTCGTCGTAGATAGTAGAATTTAATTGTTTcgtgtatattttttatgttgtgtgcAGCCAATTAGGTGTATCTACAGTATGAGACGGTAATAAAATATGTCAATGCATGAAAGGATCATCCCGTAAACCGTTGTCTCTAGCGGTTTACGCACGTGTCCCTATACACATAAATCGCTACTGCCAGTAGCGGTTTATGACCAAGCATCAATAAAGAAACTGCGACAGCCTTTAGTGGTTTCTGTGTTCCCCCATTTGCATGTAATCCCTTGCTGGCTATATATGAAATAATGTATTTGCGTCTTCATGTTTGAAAGAATGCAATTTCGTAAATTTAAAGGGCAAACAATTTATTTAGGTAAATTGCCCTAAGGAAGAGATATATGAATGATTATATTTAGGTAAAAATTTAAGTACAATCAATTTTATGTAAAGTTGACCGTTGAGAactattagataaaaatttagtcaaaaaAATTGACTGCATCTAAATTTTCACATTTTTTCACCTGAGATTATTTTTCAGAATTGTATGAATTTTgcatagatttttttatttatttattagtctCATGTTAAAATAATTCTTTCTTTTGAGTTTAACAAAGAactaattctaaatttttaggtcataaaaattctaatattttatcataaaatatattatttttaaaaaacttaaaccgataaaaaaatacataaattattaCATCTACATGCAACTTGTAAATTTGTTGAGAAAACACAAAAGAAAAAAGCTCGATGTAAAGATACTTTTAACCAACTCAGCGACAGGAAAAAAGAAGAACGTGTTGCTGGGGAAAAAATTAATCAAGAGacgaaagaagaagaaaaagaataaagaaagcAAGAGAATAAGAACgaggaagaaaaaaataaaatgatagaTATGTAATAGTGTGTTTCATGCTTTTGTTGTGTTTCATTATTTGCATTTGGCACAACCAACTTTATTCGAAAATCTCATCCCATGGTGTTAAGAATGCTATGAACCACTTAGCAGAAGCTGCATCCATAACCACACAACATACAgcatgtatgtatatatgtatatatagatATAATTTTTCCTGGTCATTATTCTCTTGGGTCCTCCAACATCCTTAGTTTGGGATGCAAATTAAACAGAATGATGATGTTGACGACACTTAGTAAAGTGGTATGGGTGCTCGATAGATTAATACTCATCAGCAACTACAACCTTATACTCACTAAATGTTTGGAGCCACATGATTCCATGAACTGTTTCACTCTATTTCTATGCATATGTTTATTATTGACGAAACAAtacattaaataattaaattgtgaaatttatAATACTTAATATAACACAGCATTATATTGAATATAATTGACTTATATAGTATACCTGCCTATACAAGTATTGAACGTTTCTTTTGGTGATatgataatataataatttttccATAATATATTAAGTTGTAATGAATAGTCAGTACAACGAATCACTTTTACTAAAAACAGTAATTAGAGAAACTTCTCATCACTATACGTAGTCCACATGCATGCATATATACTCATTTTATATTATAAGTTATTCTGATGATGCTTAAAAAATAGtgtctaatattttaaaaaaattaaaaatataaaaataaatattcaaaagacgtttaaaaagttttttttaaagatgtttttatGTTGTATTTTAATTGGTTTCTATATAATTTATTCGGTATTTCTCATCACATGTTATTAAATTTCTCAAAAGATTTTCTTcccaaaaacaataaaaaatatttaatttggactaaaacaaaaaaagtaatagattaactattagattttttttaaaaaattatttacataaaaaaatatatcacattcatcaatatatatatatataaaacaagctcttaaaatttttataaataaaaaaataattaatttttattcatataatatataaaataattactatattattattatattatacattaaaatttactaatttaaattttatttttatttttaatataagcattaaaaataaataaattttttataacaagatgtaatgtaacaaaatatatataatattaattaatttttaaaaaattctgaaAAGATGGTCTTTTCTAATAAagtgttattaaaaaattaacattataaaaactaatttcaaccaatatgatataataggttattaaatatatttaatacaaaacatattgaatataaatttttattgagtttaaattttaaataatttttaattaaatttcgaatatttttattttaaagagttagaatattttaacatcatttttttcgtatctttttaattgaatctttgattttttaaattataaaccttatttataattaagagTAATGTTTTAACACCACCAATTAGTCACACATataaaaatacaagaacaattcTATTGTCATAATTATAATCTAACTTTATAAGCAATACAATACAATGAAACtatatataagtaatataactaaattttatctACATTTATAGTCatatttcataaataatataatttaattatatttatttttataattaaaatatgaataaaaatacaaaaaattatcaggatggttaattttttttgtttataattttttattatttttgttgtaaaaagtttaactattttaataattaattattttttacaaaagataattgaataa
The Arachis stenosperma cultivar V10309 chromosome 7, arast.V10309.gnm1.PFL2, whole genome shotgun sequence genome window above contains:
- the LOC130939250 gene encoding coniferyl alcohol acyltransferase-like, giving the protein MGGNNGKEEVAFKVSVTKEEVVAAVLPIQNHRLPFSNLDLLLPPVDVGVFFCYNNNNNTTLSFGSMVESLKNALAQVLVSYYVFAGEVVQNSMGEPEILCNNRGVDFVEAEADVHLHHLNLYNPDESIEGKLVPKKKHGILAVQVTSLKCGGIIVACTFDHRIADAHSANMFLVSWAEIARPMKPTTAAQPCFRHSLLIPRRPLCIQPSLDAMYVSLPPPSHQLEPNNFNSLISRIYYTTADQLSHMQSLASSSDPIKNRTKLESFTAFLWKMVAMATSSSSSEKRLVAKMGVVVDGRKRLKEATMDDYFGNVLSIPFGGKAVEELVEKPLSWVAEEVHKFLETALTEEHFLGLIDWVEEHRPSPALARIYCGNTMDVGPALVVSCGQRFPESKVDFGWGKPVLGSYHFHWGGDAGYVMPMPSPKKNGDWVVYMHLLKPHIHFIESMANHVFKPFTWDYLNH